Part of the Desulfobaccales bacterium genome is shown below.
ACCCTGGAAGCCCATGGCAAGGAGATCGTCTTTGAGGCCACCCCGGAACGCACCTGCAACGTGGCCAAATCCGATCCCATCCTCAAGCCCCTCACCGACAAGATTCAGGAAGCCGACGCCCTCCTGGTCCTGGGCTGCGGCGGCGCCGTCCAGATCACCCGCTACCTCACCGAACAATATGGCCTCACCAAGCCGGTGAAGGTGGGCCTCAACTCCGTGGGCCATCTGGACACGGTGGTCCCCGGCGCGGTGGCCATGGAGGAGTGCTCCGACTGCGGCGAGTGCGTCCTCAACGACACCGGCGGCATCTGCCCGGTGACCCGCTGCGCCAAGAGCTTGCTCAACGGCCCCTGCGGCGGCGCCGAAGGCGGCAAGTGCGAGGTGGACCACAACCGGGACTGCGCCTGGATCCTCATCTATGAGCGCCTCAAGGCCCTGGGGGAGACGGACAAGCTGAAGCGCTTCATGGAACCCAAGGACTTCAGCAAGATGGCCAAACCCCGCACGCTCTACATCAAGGAAGGGAGGGTGGCCTCATGAAGCTCACGGAACTCTTTGCCAAAGGCACCTTCGTGTTCACCGGCGAAGTGGGGCCGGTCAAAGGCTGCAGCCGGGTCAACGGCGGCCCGCCCCCGGAATTTGTTCAGGAGGCTCTAAGCATCAAGGACTACGTCCACGCGGTGAACGTCACCGACAACCAGAGCGCGGTGATGCGTCTGGGGGCCCTGGCCGCCAGTGTGTTGGTCAAACAGGCCGGGGTGGAGCCCATCTTCCAGATCACCTGCCGGGACCGCAACCGCCTTGCCCTGCAAAGCGAGCTCATGAGCGCCTGCACCCTGGGGATCGACAACGTCCTTTGCCTCACCGGCGATCACATCCGCCTGGGCGACCACGTCTCCGCCAAACCCGTCTTTGACGTGGACTCGGTGCAGCTCCTCAAGATCGCCAAAGGCCTGAACGAAGGCCGGGACATGGTGGGCAATCCCCTCACCCAGCCCACCGATCTGGCCCTGGGCGCGGTGGTCAACCCCGGCTTCGAGCCCCTGGACCTGCAGCTTTTGAAAATGGAAAAGAAGATCGAGCAGGGGGCCCAGTTCTTCCAGACCCAGGCGGTCTATGACCCCATCATCTTCGAAACCTTCATCAAGAAGGCCGAGCAGTTCAAAGTCCCCATCATGTACGGCCTGTTGGTGGTCAAATCGCCGAAGATGGCCCAGTTCATCAACGAGAACGTCTCCGGCATCACGGTGCCCAAGTGGCTCATCCGGGAGCTGGAGAGCGTGGCCCCCCAGGGCCGCAAAGAGAAGGCCCTGGAGATCAGTCTGCGCCTGGCCAAAGAGATGGCCCCCATGGTCCAGGGCATCCATTTCATGCCTTTGGGCTGGTCGGACCTCATCCCGCCCATTGTCAAAGAGCTGCGGGGATGAAAGTTTAAAGTCCAAAGTCCAAGGTCCAAAGTCCAAAGTCAGGGGTTCAAAGTTCAAGGTTCAAGGTTCAAGGTTCAAAGTTTGAGGGTAAAAGTTCAAAGTCCAAACTCAGCGTGTAAGCTTAAAGTTCGAGATTTTGAGCTTGAGCCCCGTGGGGCGGCCTGGTAAGGTTGACTCTAAAAAATCCCGCGCCCTGACCATCCCCTCCCCGGAAAGGCCCGCCGGCCTGCCGGGGAGGGCCCCAACACCGGACATACCCATCTCCCCAGGAGGCGGTCCGCCATGAAACGACTGTGCGTCATCTTAGGAGGCGGCCTGGCCGTCGTAGCCGCCTGGCTTTTGCTCTTGCCCCCGGAGCTCCACGCCCGGGAGCGGGCCTGCGTGCCTTTTCACCTCAAAACTGAGGACGGCAAGATCATCAACCCCTTGACCGGGGAAAACGCCGATCAGCCCTACAGCCCTCGGCAGACCTGCGGCGCCTGCCACAACTACGACGAAATCACCAAGGGCTTCCACTTCCAGCAGGGCTGGGACCGCATCCGGGACGACTTCAGCAAGACCAAGCCCTGGGTGCTGTCCGACGGCATGCTGGGGAAGTTCTGACCGCCCTCTTTTCGCCAGTTGGCGAAAAAGAAAAACGAGCATCCCGACCAGATCGACCTCACCACCTTTGAATGGATCAGTGTGGGCCCCCGGGACCCTCAGGGGATGAACCAGCCCACCTGCGGCTCCTGCCATCCCGGCGGCGGCGGCCTGGAGTTCGACCGGGACGGCAAGCGCTATGATACCCGCCTCAAGGCGGAGCCCCAGCTGGCTCAGAGCCTGGACGGCGATTACTACCAGAGCCAGTGGGACAAGACCGGCGTGGTGGAGGCTGACTGCCTGCTGTGCCACCTGCCGGGCTACAACTTCAACGAGCGCACCCGCCAGCTCAAGATGCTGAACTACAAATGGGCCGGCACCGCCGCCTCCGGCATCGGCCTGGTGAGCGGCTATGTCCGGGACGGCCAGCAGCCCAAGGTGACCTACAACCGGCGGCTGTTCAACGAGGACGGCAAGATCGTCCTGGACCTCTCCTACCCGCCTCCGGCGGAGAACTGCGTCTTCTGCCACGGCATCTCCGACGTCAAGAAGCGGGGCTTCTCCTGGAACGACCGGGTCAACCACGACGTCCACAACGCCCAGGGGATGAACTGCGCCCATTGCCACCCCGCCATCGAGGACCCGGCCCGCAAGATCACCAAGCTCCAGCACCAGTTCGCCAAGGGGCATGAAAACGTCTCCACCGTGCGGGACGACCTGGACTATGTGGGCTTCAAGACCTGCCAGCAGTGCCACGAGCAGGGCTACATGGGCGCGCCTCGGCCGCAGCACCTCTCCATCCGCCCCAACCACCTGGAGAAGCTGGCCTGCGAGGTCTGCCA
Proteins encoded:
- a CDS encoding methylenetetrahydrofolate reductase C-terminal domain-containing protein produces the protein MIGTTKKPLEEVLAALAPYRKVAVVGCDGCAKICQTGGVDEVAQLARTLEAHGKEIVFEATPERTCNVAKSDPILKPLTDKIQEADALLVLGCGGAVQITRYLTEQYGLTKPVKVGLNSVGHLDTVVPGAVAMEECSDCGECVLNDTGGICPVTRCAKSLLNGPCGGAEGGKCEVDHNRDCAWILIYERLKALGETDKLKRFMEPKDFSKMAKPRTLYIKEGRVAS
- a CDS encoding methylenetetrahydrofolate reductase — its product is MKLTELFAKGTFVFTGEVGPVKGCSRVNGGPPPEFVQEALSIKDYVHAVNVTDNQSAVMRLGALAASVLVKQAGVEPIFQITCRDRNRLALQSELMSACTLGIDNVLCLTGDHIRLGDHVSAKPVFDVDSVQLLKIAKGLNEGRDMVGNPLTQPTDLALGAVVNPGFEPLDLQLLKMEKKIEQGAQFFQTQAVYDPIIFETFIKKAEQFKVPIMYGLLVVKSPKMAQFINENVSGITVPKWLIRELESVAPQGRKEKALEISLRLAKEMAPMVQGIHFMPLGWSDLIPPIVKELRG